A DNA window from Arachis duranensis cultivar V14167 chromosome 3, aradu.V14167.gnm2.J7QH, whole genome shotgun sequence contains the following coding sequences:
- the LOC127745565 gene encoding uncharacterized protein LOC127745565, whose translation MSQDHHQLDSSLICKVISPMIQSNPSVTIPVLQSAVHASYHFKPLYRKVWMAKQKAIARIYGDWKEFYNKVLKLLQALQSCFPDTICDLRVKTYYEAFKHYKPFVSVDGTHLYGKYGGVLLIAVAQDGNSNILPIAFAIVESESTESWSFFLTNLRRHVTPQDGLLVISDRSQAIKAALGADDIGWHPPRAFHAYCIRHMAANFMSRFKSAENK comes from the exons ATGTCTCAAGACCATCATCAGTTAGATAGTAGTCTCATCTGCAAAGTGATATCGCCCATGATTCAGTCCAACCCGTCTGTCACTATCCCGGTCTTGCAAAGTGCGGTCCACGCAAGCTATCACTTCAAACCCTTATACAGAAAGGTGTGGATGGCAAAGCAAAAGGCCATTGCACGGATCTACGGTGATTGGAAAGAGTTTTATAACAAGGTGCTGAAACTACTTCAGGCACTGCAGAGCTGTTTCCCCGACACCATATGTGACCTACGCGTCAAAACGTACTATGAAG CCTTCAAGCATTACAAGCCATTTGTCTCTGTAGACGGCACACATTTGTATGGCAAGTACGGTGGAGTGTTGCTTATAGCGGTGGCGCAAGACGGGAACAGCAACATACTGCCAATTGCTTTTGCCATTGTTGAGTCTGAGAGCACCGAGTCATGGTCGTTCTTTCTTACTAATTTGAGGCGCCACGTCACCCCACAAGACGGCTTGCTGGTTATATCGGACAGATCTCAAGCCATCAAGGCTGCCCTTGGAGCTGATGATATTGGGTGGCATCCCCCTAGGGCTTTCCATGCTTACTGTATCAGACATATGGCTGCGAATTTTATGAGCCGATTCAAGTCAGCCGAGAACAAGTGA